In one Aquabacterium sp. OR-4 genomic region, the following are encoded:
- a CDS encoding FAD-dependent monooxygenase: MSHPWKIAVIGAGPAGLALALHAARRLPAADISLFDARPLERDVAADPRTLALSLGSVIWLRRLGAWPAAAAQPILEVHVSQAPPTLALLGAPAEVRLSAADEGVEQLGAVLSYGALVSRLQQAWLALAADSPRLHSRFGLPVSQVRALAADGRGPGGGAEVDAGVAERFDLAVVAEGGVFAEQARKAVVHDYRQTAWVGTATLAGATPGRAVERFTRHGPVALLPLPPAPPLAGAAAAPLRAALVWCVPADDDPVAALGEAQRVAVLNSLLPEAAGRVSALSPLKHFALGLNAERTLVDGAVVRIGNAAQTLHPVAGQGLNLGLRDAAVLVEALREATPDALPQVLRRLEWQRAPDRWSMIAATDFLARSFTWAWPGLPAARGLGLAALQALPPLKHLLARQMMFGRR; this comes from the coding sequence GTGAGCCATCCCTGGAAGATCGCCGTCATCGGTGCCGGACCGGCCGGCCTGGCGCTGGCCCTGCATGCCGCGCGCCGCCTGCCGGCGGCCGACATCTCGCTGTTCGACGCCCGCCCGCTCGAGCGCGACGTGGCGGCCGATCCGCGCACGCTGGCGCTGTCGCTGGGCAGCGTGATCTGGCTGCGGCGCCTGGGCGCCTGGCCGGCCGCGGCGGCGCAGCCCATCCTCGAGGTGCATGTCTCGCAGGCGCCGCCCACGCTGGCGCTGCTGGGCGCGCCGGCCGAGGTGCGCCTGAGCGCGGCCGACGAAGGCGTCGAGCAGCTCGGCGCGGTGCTCAGCTACGGCGCGCTGGTCAGCCGCCTGCAGCAGGCCTGGCTGGCCCTGGCCGCCGATTCGCCGCGGCTGCACAGCCGCTTCGGCCTGCCGGTGAGCCAGGTGCGTGCCCTGGCGGCCGATGGCCGCGGCCCGGGCGGCGGCGCCGAGGTGGATGCCGGCGTGGCCGAGCGCTTTGACCTGGCGGTGGTGGCCGAGGGCGGCGTGTTTGCCGAGCAGGCGCGCAAGGCCGTGGTGCACGACTACCGCCAGACCGCCTGGGTGGGCACCGCCACGCTGGCCGGCGCCACGCCAGGCCGCGCGGTCGAGCGCTTCACCCGCCATGGCCCGGTGGCCCTGCTGCCGCTGCCACCGGCCCCGCCGCTGGCCGGCGCCGCGGCGGCCCCGCTGCGTGCCGCGCTGGTGTGGTGCGTGCCGGCCGACGATGACCCGGTGGCCGCGCTCGGCGAGGCCCAGCGCGTGGCCGTGCTCAACAGCCTGCTGCCCGAGGCGGCGGGCCGCGTCAGCGCACTGTCGCCACTCAAGCACTTTGCGCTGGGCCTCAATGCCGAGCGCACGCTGGTGGATGGCGCGGTGGTGCGCATCGGCAATGCCGCGCAAACCCTGCACCCGGTGGCCGGCCAGGGCCTCAACCTGGGCCTGCGCGATGCCGCGGTGCTGGTCGAGGCGCTGCGCGAGGCCACGCCCGACGCGCTGCCGCAGGTGCTGCGCCGGCTCGAGTGGCAGCGCGCCCCCGACCGCTGGAGCATGATCGCCGCCACCGATTTTCTGGCACGCAGCTTCACCTGGGCCTGGCCCGGCCTGCCCGCGGCCCGCGGCCTCGGCCTGGCCGCACTGCAGGCACTGCCGCCGCTCAAGCACCTGCTGGCGAGGCAGATGATGTTCGGGCGGCGGTGA
- a CDS encoding helix-turn-helix domain-containing protein yields the protein MIATEFEHRLLNVRSHYRVSPWISPRADEAPLLRSWQRCRDAGMREHESVNFELVGRAMLAELDDEWGPLVRSARPETERLASAVGGAGGVVMLFNPRGVIIDRMAHDSVVHPVLRLATRVGMNVAERCVGTTAPGIALAEGLPYLVGREAHFFANLRPFFCVAAPVDGPRGERLAALDITCYDNVPGFDVQTLVQDAALAIENRQFVPGDERVVVHFHPRAEMVDTAHEALLMVDAAGSVVGANRSACRLLNQPRGALLGRPFTQCFDRRLGALFGASLRRQGGDLVEMHSHDGLLVMARFESAPRGGTPAAAPPPSPNLAGLAPGHPAAGAPSEAEAETRLRDLELRAIHAALDAQGGNVSAAARRLGISRSTIYRRLGTPATGH from the coding sequence ATGATCGCGACCGAGTTCGAACACCGGCTGCTCAACGTGCGCAGCCACTACCGGGTCTCGCCCTGGATCTCGCCGCGCGCCGACGAGGCGCCGCTGCTGCGCTCGTGGCAGCGCTGCCGCGACGCCGGCATGCGCGAGCACGAATCGGTCAACTTCGAGCTGGTGGGCCGCGCCATGCTGGCCGAGCTGGACGACGAATGGGGCCCGCTGGTGCGCAGCGCCCGGCCCGAGACCGAGCGCCTGGCCTCGGCCGTGGGCGGCGCGGGCGGCGTGGTGATGCTGTTCAACCCGCGCGGCGTGATCATCGACCGCATGGCCCACGACAGCGTCGTGCACCCGGTGCTGCGCCTGGCCACCCGCGTGGGCATGAACGTGGCCGAGCGCTGCGTGGGCACCACCGCGCCGGGCATCGCGCTGGCCGAGGGCCTGCCCTACCTGGTGGGCCGCGAGGCGCACTTTTTTGCCAACCTGCGGCCGTTTTTCTGCGTGGCCGCGCCCGTCGACGGCCCGCGCGGCGAGCGTCTGGCCGCCCTCGACATCACCTGCTACGACAACGTGCCCGGCTTCGATGTCCAGACCCTGGTGCAGGATGCCGCGCTGGCCATCGAGAACCGCCAGTTCGTGCCTGGCGACGAACGCGTGGTGGTGCACTTCCACCCGCGCGCCGAGATGGTCGACACCGCCCACGAGGCCTTGCTGATGGTGGATGCCGCGGGCAGCGTAGTGGGCGCCAACCGCAGCGCCTGCCGGCTGCTGAACCAGCCGCGCGGTGCGCTGCTGGGCCGGCCCTTCACCCAGTGCTTCGACCGGCGCCTGGGCGCGCTGTTCGGCGCCTCGCTGCGCCGCCAGGGCGGCGACCTGGTCGAGATGCACAGCCACGACGGCCTGCTGGTGATGGCGCGCTTCGAGAGCGCACCGCGCGGCGGCACGCCTGCAGCCGCGCCGCCGCCGTCGCCCAACCTGGCCGGTCTGGCCCCCGGCCATCCGGCGGCCGGCGCCCCATCCGAGGCCGAGGCCGAAACACGCCTGCGCGACCTGGAGCTGCGCGCCATCCATGCCGCACTGGACGCGCAGGGCGGCAACGTCTCGGCCGCCGCGCGGCGCCTGGGCATCAGCCGCAGCACCATCTACCGCCGGCTGGGCACACCCGCAACGGGACATTGA
- a CDS encoding sensor histidine kinase codes for MSAVLPKFSLQRPTLGPAPWGRGLSFRQLLLAALLLITALMGGAAVQALSALDRSAWQGRQAAQDAVALTARAQSLAELTVAMERSARQYLVLEDPGLRQRFDAALREARTQAGGMAAAPDAALQAWGQQADAVVAILQQPGRRPREALAQLGPRFVRLHALNETLGAQGRQVLQQRQREQLAALERQQRLISALVLGTLVLGAGLAWGLAHWLARPMAQLVQAIGRLGNNQLEAPIQVRGPADLRQLGRQLDWLRLRLAELESDQARFVRHVSHELKTPLAAIREGVALLQDGVAGPLAADQAEILRILHDNSLALQQQIEALLRYQALAFETPRAPRQRQPLAPLLHAAAEAQRLQSAAKGLHVTVQADASVTAAIDPETLGSAVANLLSNALRFSPADGQVTLRAGHTPEGVQIDCIDQGPGVAEADAAHVFEPFFQGRPPPPDASGTPPARQGSGVGLAIVREVAQAHGGSARLLPSAHGAHFCIQLPR; via the coding sequence GTGTCCGCCGTTCTGCCCAAGTTCTCGCTGCAGCGGCCCACCCTGGGGCCGGCGCCCTGGGGCCGGGGCCTGTCGTTTCGCCAGCTGCTGCTGGCCGCGCTGCTGCTGATCACCGCCCTGATGGGTGGCGCCGCGGTGCAGGCCTTGTCGGCGCTCGACCGCTCGGCCTGGCAGGGCCGCCAGGCGGCGCAGGACGCCGTGGCGCTGACCGCACGCGCCCAGTCGCTGGCCGAGCTCACCGTGGCCATGGAGCGCAGCGCGCGCCAGTACCTGGTGCTGGAGGACCCCGGCCTGCGCCAGCGCTTCGACGCCGCGCTGCGCGAGGCGCGCACCCAGGCCGGCGGCATGGCGGCCGCGCCCGATGCAGCGCTGCAGGCCTGGGGCCAGCAGGCCGACGCGGTGGTGGCCATCCTGCAGCAGCCCGGGCGCCGGCCGCGCGAGGCCCTGGCCCAGCTGGGCCCGCGCTTTGTGCGCCTGCATGCCCTCAACGAGACGCTGGGCGCGCAGGGCCGCCAGGTGCTGCAGCAGCGCCAGCGCGAGCAGCTGGCCGCGCTGGAGCGCCAGCAGCGGCTGATCAGCGCGCTGGTGCTGGGCACCCTCGTGCTGGGCGCCGGCCTGGCCTGGGGCCTGGCGCACTGGCTGGCGCGGCCGATGGCCCAGCTGGTGCAGGCCATCGGCCGGCTGGGCAACAACCAGCTCGAGGCACCGATCCAGGTGCGCGGGCCGGCCGATCTGCGCCAGCTGGGCCGGCAGCTCGACTGGCTGCGCCTGCGCCTGGCCGAGCTGGAGTCGGACCAGGCGCGCTTCGTGCGCCATGTCTCGCACGAGCTCAAGACCCCGCTGGCCGCCATCCGCGAGGGCGTGGCGCTGCTGCAGGACGGCGTGGCCGGCCCGCTGGCGGCCGACCAGGCCGAGATCCTGCGCATCCTGCATGACAACAGCCTGGCCCTGCAGCAGCAGATCGAGGCCTTGCTGCGCTACCAGGCGCTGGCCTTCGAGACGCCGCGCGCGCCGCGCCAGCGCCAGCCGCTGGCGCCGCTGCTGCACGCCGCCGCTGAGGCCCAGCGCCTGCAAAGCGCGGCCAAGGGCCTGCACGTCACGGTGCAGGCCGACGCCAGCGTGACGGCCGCGATCGACCCCGAGACCCTGGGCAGCGCGGTGGCCAATCTGCTGAGCAATGCGCTGCGCTTCAGCCCGGCCGATGGCCAGGTGACGCTGCGCGCCGGCCACACCCCCGAGGGCGTGCAGATCGACTGCATCGACCAGGGCCCCGGCGTGGCCGAGGCCGACGCCGCGCATGTGTTCGAGCCCTTCTTCCAGGGGCGCCCGCCACCACCCGATGCCAGCGGCACGCCACCGGCGCGCCAGGGCAGCGGCGTGGGCCTGGCCATCGTGCGCGAGGTGGCCCAGGCCCATGGCGGCAGCGCCCGCCTGCTGCCCAGCGCCCACGGCGCGCATTTCTGCATCCAGCTGCCCCGATGA
- a CDS encoding sigma 54-interacting transcriptional regulator translates to MNTAARPSGSGSGSSAGQGLHAGASAGAAGSAAPHILLVDDDPDLLRLLTLRLRAAGHAVQAVGSAEAALAHLALHRPALVISDVRLPGQDGLQLFDQIRSRHPVLPVILLTAHGTIPDAVAATARGAHAYLTKPFDGRALQDTVQQALQWAAPAAAAPADGPARGGANPPGPADERAAQGAWRRELISRSPVMAAVLAEARLVAATDASVLITGESGTGKELLARAIHRASPRAAKPFVAVNCAAIPEPLLESELFGHARGAFTGAQSARKGLFVAAEGGTLFLDEIGDMPLALQVKLLRVLQERQVRPVGTEQSLAVDVRVLSATHRQLDAALAAGQFRSDLYYRLNVVRLALPPLAQRREDIVLLAQHFLHSLASRYRKTLHGFAPEALEALVQAPWPGNVRQLHNAVEQVCALATGALVPLSLVQRALHLPNAPVLDYASARQQFERDYLIGLLKLTAGQVADAARLAQRNRTEFYRLLQRHGLQPQLFRDGADALSPSGDTPGPGPSSTWR, encoded by the coding sequence ATGAACACCGCCGCCCGCCCATCCGGCAGCGGCAGCGGCAGCAGCGCCGGCCAGGGCCTGCACGCCGGCGCCAGCGCGGGCGCGGCCGGCAGCGCGGCGCCGCACATCCTGCTGGTGGACGACGATCCCGACCTGCTGCGCCTGCTGACCTTGCGCCTGCGCGCCGCCGGCCATGCGGTGCAGGCGGTGGGCAGCGCCGAGGCCGCGCTGGCCCATCTGGCGCTGCACCGGCCGGCGCTGGTGATCAGCGATGTGCGCCTGCCCGGCCAGGACGGCCTGCAGCTGTTTGACCAGATCCGCAGCCGCCACCCGGTGCTGCCGGTGATCCTGCTCACCGCGCACGGCACCATCCCCGACGCCGTGGCCGCCACCGCGCGCGGCGCCCACGCCTACCTCACCAAGCCCTTTGACGGCCGCGCGCTGCAAGACACCGTGCAGCAGGCCCTGCAATGGGCGGCGCCCGCGGCGGCAGCGCCCGCCGATGGCCCGGCGCGTGGCGGCGCCAACCCGCCCGGCCCGGCCGACGAGCGCGCCGCGCAGGGCGCCTGGCGGCGCGAGCTGATCAGCCGCAGCCCGGTGATGGCCGCCGTGCTGGCCGAGGCGCGGCTGGTGGCCGCCACCGATGCCAGCGTGCTGATCACCGGCGAAAGCGGCACTGGCAAGGAGCTGCTGGCGCGTGCCATCCACCGCGCCAGCCCGCGCGCGGCCAAGCCTTTCGTGGCGGTGAACTGCGCGGCGATTCCCGAGCCGCTGCTCGAATCCGAGCTGTTCGGCCATGCGCGCGGCGCCTTCACCGGCGCGCAGAGCGCACGCAAGGGCCTGTTCGTGGCGGCCGAGGGCGGCACGCTGTTTCTCGACGAGATCGGCGACATGCCGCTGGCGCTGCAGGTCAAGTTGCTGCGCGTGCTGCAGGAGCGCCAGGTGCGCCCGGTGGGCACCGAGCAAAGCCTGGCGGTGGATGTGCGCGTGCTGTCGGCCACCCACCGCCAGCTCGACGCGGCGCTGGCCGCCGGCCAGTTTCGCAGCGACCTGTACTACCGCCTGAACGTCGTGCGCCTGGCGCTGCCGCCGCTGGCCCAGCGCCGCGAAGACATCGTGCTGCTGGCCCAGCACTTTCTGCACAGCCTGGCCAGCCGTTACCGCAAGACCCTGCACGGCTTTGCGCCCGAGGCGCTCGAGGCCCTGGTGCAGGCGCCCTGGCCCGGCAATGTGCGCCAGCTGCACAACGCGGTGGAGCAGGTGTGCGCGCTGGCCACCGGCGCGCTGGTGCCGCTGTCGCTGGTGCAGCGCGCGCTGCATCTGCCCAATGCGCCGGTGCTCGACTACGCCAGCGCACGCCAGCAGTTCGAGCGCGACTACCTGATCGGCCTGCTCAAGCTCACCGCCGGCCAGGTGGCCGACGCGGCGCGGCTGGCCCAGCGCAACCGCACCGAGTTCTATCGCCTGCTGCAGCGCCACGGCCTGCAGCCGCAGCTGTTTCGCGACGGGGCCGACGCGCTGTCGCCATCCGGCGACACGCCCGGGCCCGGCCCATCAAGCACTTGGCGCTGA
- a CDS encoding ROK family transcriptional regulator: protein MLQAIRQMGALAGAELARCTGLSAQAVSLITRRLEADGLLLRGEPVRGKVGQPALPWSLNPDGALSVGIQLGRRSLDTLVVDFHGAVRQRWSLAYTHPEPQALLHEIGQRLGALRGQLAPAVWARVQGVGVAAPQQLGGWQTLLDMPPELAARWQTLDLRAALASCTELPVMLLKDTAAACVAELVAGRGRGLPNYLYLFVDTFIGGGLVLDGQLRAGDQGNAGAVGSLSLAMAGPAAAPDGPPQLLSRASLLSLERRYRAAGLAPEAVADARALQAPWRGHTEAWLDEAAPAIALAVHSAACLLDLDTVLIDGAFDRALLAALLARSAQALQAYRWEGVARPQLLPGSVGADARALGGAWLPLHAAFAPERGAWPASA from the coding sequence GTGCTGCAGGCCATTCGCCAGATGGGCGCGCTGGCCGGTGCCGAGCTGGCGCGCTGCACCGGGCTCAGCGCCCAGGCGGTGTCGCTGATCACCCGCCGGCTCGAGGCCGACGGCCTGCTGCTGCGTGGCGAGCCGGTGCGCGGCAAGGTCGGCCAGCCGGCGCTGCCCTGGTCCCTCAACCCCGATGGCGCGCTGTCGGTGGGCATCCAGCTGGGCCGCCGCAGCCTCGACACGCTGGTGGTCGACTTTCACGGCGCGGTGCGCCAGCGCTGGTCGCTGGCCTACACCCACCCCGAGCCGCAGGCGCTGCTGCACGAGATCGGCCAGCGCCTGGGCGCGCTGCGCGGGCAGCTGGCGCCGGCGGTTTGGGCGCGGGTGCAGGGCGTGGGTGTGGCCGCGCCGCAGCAGCTGGGCGGCTGGCAGACCCTGCTGGACATGCCGCCCGAGCTGGCCGCCCGCTGGCAGACGCTGGACCTGCGCGCCGCGCTGGCAAGCTGCACCGAGCTGCCGGTGATGCTGCTGAAGGACACCGCCGCCGCCTGCGTGGCCGAGCTGGTGGCCGGGCGCGGTCGCGGCCTGCCCAACTACCTGTACCTGTTTGTCGACACCTTCATCGGCGGCGGCCTGGTGCTCGATGGCCAGCTGCGCGCCGGCGACCAGGGCAATGCCGGCGCCGTCGGCTCGCTGTCGCTGGCCATGGCCGGGCCGGCTGCGGCGCCCGATGGGCCACCGCAGCTGCTCAGCCGGGCCTCGCTGCTGAGCCTGGAGCGCCGCTACCGCGCGGCCGGCCTGGCGCCCGAGGCGGTGGCCGATGCGCGCGCGCTGCAAGCGCCCTGGCGCGGGCACACCGAGGCCTGGCTGGACGAGGCCGCGCCGGCCATCGCGCTGGCCGTGCACAGCGCCGCCTGCCTGCTCGACCTCGACACCGTGCTCATCGACGGTGCGTTCGACCGCGCGCTGCTGGCCGCGCTGCTGGCCCGCAGCGCGCAGGCGCTGCAGGCCTACCGCTGGGAAGGCGTGGCCCGGCCGCAGCTGCTGCCCGGCAGCGTTGGAGCCGATGCGCGGGCGCTGGGCGGTGCCTGGCTGCCGCTGCACGCGGCCTTCGCGCCCGAGCGCGGCGCCTGGCCGGCGAGCGCCTGA
- a CDS encoding potassium channel beta subunit family protein, which translates to MRYRRLGRSGLQVSELSLGSWVTYNNQVNLEAAVEMMAAAYDAGINFFDNAEAYAGGQSEVVMGQALQRLGWPRLNYVVSTKFFWGLDRAGAAINRKDTLNRKYLMQAIDASLQRFGLDFVDLVYCHRPDPHTPIEETVWAMSDMISRGKALYWGTSEWSAGDIRAAWEIADRHHLHKPVVEQPQYHLFHRQRVEKDYARLYEDIGLGLTTWSPLASGLLTGKYRDGVPADSRGAMDNLAFLRDGLTDAAKNAAVAQLAPLAAELGGSTAQLAIAWASKNPRVSSVITGASRLSQLHDNLGALAMADKLTPEVLARIDAITSPLAA; encoded by the coding sequence ATGCGTTATCGCCGTCTGGGCCGCAGCGGCCTGCAGGTCAGCGAGCTGTCGCTCGGCTCCTGGGTCACCTACAACAACCAGGTGAACCTGGAGGCCGCCGTCGAGATGATGGCCGCCGCCTACGACGCCGGCATCAACTTCTTCGACAACGCCGAGGCCTATGCCGGCGGCCAGAGCGAGGTGGTGATGGGTCAGGCCCTGCAGCGCCTGGGCTGGCCGCGGCTGAACTATGTGGTGAGCACCAAGTTCTTCTGGGGCCTGGATCGCGCCGGCGCGGCCATCAACCGCAAGGACACGCTCAACCGCAAGTACCTGATGCAGGCCATCGATGCCTCGCTGCAGCGCTTCGGGCTCGATTTTGTCGACCTGGTGTACTGCCACCGCCCCGATCCGCACACGCCGATCGAGGAGACGGTGTGGGCCATGAGCGACATGATCAGCCGCGGCAAGGCGCTGTACTGGGGCACCAGCGAGTGGAGCGCGGGCGACATCCGCGCCGCCTGGGAGATCGCCGACCGCCACCACCTGCACAAGCCGGTGGTCGAGCAGCCGCAGTACCACCTGTTTCACCGCCAGCGGGTCGAAAAGGACTACGCCCGGCTGTACGAGGACATCGGCCTGGGCCTGACCACCTGGAGCCCGCTGGCCTCGGGCCTGCTCACCGGCAAATACCGCGACGGCGTGCCGGCCGACTCGCGCGGCGCGATGGACAACCTGGCCTTCCTGCGCGACGGCCTGACCGATGCCGCCAAGAACGCCGCGGTGGCGCAGCTGGCGCCGTTGGCCGCCGAGCTGGGCGGCAGCACCGCGCAGCTGGCCATTGCCTGGGCCAGCAAGAACCCGCGCGTGTCGAGCGTGATCACCGGCGCGTCGCGCCTGTCGCAGCTGCATGACAACCTGGGCGCGCTGGCCATGGCCGACAAGCTCACGCCCGAGGTGCTGGCGCGCATCGACGCCATCACCAGCCCGCTGGCCGCTTGA
- a CDS encoding BON domain-containing protein: protein MTHTLTLSRLLATTALGLGIALAAQAADVAQQPQQQPQQPAAASSADDSQITARVKAALMEDQRLAALKISVSTTAGVVVLSGTAPNAESADTALKLAAAVPGVKDVKSELKLQG from the coding sequence ATGACCCACACCCTCACCCTGTCGCGCCTGCTGGCCACCACCGCACTTGGCCTGGGCATCGCGCTGGCCGCACAGGCCGCCGACGTGGCGCAGCAGCCGCAACAACAGCCGCAACAACCGGCCGCCGCCAGCTCGGCCGACGACAGCCAGATCACCGCCCGCGTGAAGGCCGCGCTGATGGAAGACCAGCGCCTGGCCGCGCTGAAGATCAGCGTCAGCACCACCGCTGGCGTGGTGGTGCTCAGCGGCACCGCGCCGAACGCCGAGTCGGCCGACACCGCGCTGAAGCTGGCCGCCGCCGTGCCGGGCGTCAAGGACGTGAAGAGCGAGCTCAAGCTGCAGGGCTGA
- a CDS encoding hemerythrin domain-containing protein, which yields MRHPSLHVIQDEHQALAAMLRSMVLLVQQTRRDGKAPDFDVLRAMLLYVDEFPERLHHPKESELLFPLVRARCPALADTLDKLDADHARGEAAIRRLEHALLAYEVLGEPRRQAFETALDRYVDAYLLHMAVEEREILPAAREHFSPEDWLALDEAFAANRDPLTGHAADGAYEPLFRKIVQSAPAPIGLG from the coding sequence ATGCGACACCCCTCTCTCCACGTGATCCAGGACGAGCACCAGGCGCTGGCCGCCATGCTGCGCTCGATGGTGCTGCTGGTGCAGCAAACCCGCCGCGATGGCAAGGCGCCCGATTTCGACGTGCTGCGCGCCATGCTGCTGTACGTGGACGAGTTTCCCGAGCGCCTGCACCACCCGAAGGAAAGCGAGCTGCTGTTTCCGCTGGTGCGCGCGCGCTGCCCGGCGCTGGCCGACACGCTGGACAAGCTGGACGCCGACCACGCCCGCGGCGAGGCCGCCATCCGCCGCCTCGAGCATGCGCTGCTGGCCTACGAGGTGCTGGGCGAGCCGCGTCGCCAGGCCTTCGAGACCGCCCTCGACCGCTATGTCGATGCCTACCTGTTGCACATGGCGGTGGAAGAGCGCGAGATCCTGCCTGCCGCGCGCGAGCACTTCAGCCCCGAGGACTGGCTGGCGCTGGACGAGGCCTTTGCCGCCAACCGCGACCCGCTGACCGGCCATGCCGCCGACGGTGCCTACGAGCCGCTGTTCCGCAAGATCGTGCAAAGCGCGCCGGCACCCATCGGGCTGGGGTGA
- a CDS encoding nucleotidyltransferase family protein: MSQAPNLKALILAAGRGERLRPLTDHTPKPLLPVHGQPMITWHLAALARAGVREVVINTAWLEDRFAPALGDGQRWGLTLHYSMEGRDHGGALETAGGIAKALPLLGECFWLVSGDIVAPGFTFDAETAQRFAASGDDAHLWLVPNPDFHPRGDFALDAAGRVQRPAEGHPTPLTYANLALVRASLVAGVTPGTHAPLGPRLFAAAAAGRLGGSLWPGAWQNVGTPAQLAALQG; this comes from the coding sequence ATGAGCCAAGCCCCCAACCTCAAGGCCCTGATCCTGGCCGCCGGCCGCGGCGAACGCCTGCGCCCGCTCACCGATCACACGCCCAAGCCGCTGCTGCCGGTGCATGGCCAGCCGATGATCACCTGGCACCTGGCCGCGCTGGCGCGTGCCGGCGTGCGCGAGGTGGTGATCAACACCGCCTGGCTGGAAGACCGGTTTGCACCCGCGCTGGGCGATGGCCAGCGCTGGGGCCTGACCCTCCATTACTCGATGGAAGGCCGCGACCACGGCGGCGCGCTCGAGACCGCCGGCGGCATTGCCAAGGCCCTGCCGCTGCTGGGTGAGTGCTTCTGGCTGGTGTCGGGCGACATCGTGGCGCCGGGCTTCACCTTCGACGCCGAGACCGCGCAGCGTTTTGCCGCCAGCGGCGACGACGCCCACCTGTGGCTGGTGCCCAACCCCGACTTCCACCCGCGGGGCGATTTCGCGCTGGATGCGGCCGGCCGCGTGCAGCGCCCGGCCGAGGGCCATCCGACGCCGCTGACCTATGCCAACCTGGCCCTGGTGCGCGCCAGCCTGGTGGCCGGGGTCACGCCCGGCACGCATGCGCCACTGGGCCCGCGCCTGTTTGCCGCCGCCGCGGCCGGGCGCCTGGGCGGCAGCCTGTGGCCCGGCGCCTGGCAGAACGTGGGCACGCCGGCCCAGCTGGCCGCGCTGCAGGGTTGA